Part of the Aminivibrio sp. genome is shown below.
ACTGATCGAGCTTGTAGAGGGTCACACCGATCCTGTGATCGGTGATCCTGTTCTGTGAAAAATTGTAGGTCCGTATCCGCTCGGAACGGTCTCCTGTGCCGATCTGCCCCCGGCGCTCGGATGCGAGTTCCTCGTTCTGCTTCCGGAGCTCGGCATCATAGAGCTTCGCCCTGAGGTAGGCCATGGCCTTGACCCTGTTCTTGAGCTGGGACCGCTCATCCTGGCAGGTCACCACAATACCGGTAGGGATGTGGGTTATCCGCACGGCGGAGTCGGTCATGTTCACGTACTGTCCGCCCGCACCGCTGGAACGGTAGGTGTCGATCTTCAGGTCTTCCGTGTTGATTTCCACGTCCACATCTTCGGCCTCGGGAAGAACGGCGACCGTGGCGGTGGAAGTATGGACCCTGCCTCCGGCCTCCGTGGCCGGCACCCTCTGGACCCTGTGAACTCCACTCTCGAACTTGAGCTTGCTGTACACGCCGTTTCCGTCGATCCGGAAAATGATTTCCTTGTACCCGCCGATTCCCGTTTCGTTATAGTCGAGAACCTCGGTCTTCCAGCCTTCCCGTTCCGCGAAGCGGGTGTACATGCGGAAAAGATCGGCGGCGAAGAGAGCGGCTTCCTCTCCTCCAGCACCTCCGCGGATTTCCATGATGACGCTTTTCTCATCGTTAGGATCCTTCGGCAGAAGGAGGAGC
Proteins encoded:
- the prfA gene encoding peptide chain release factor 1 → MNYLGKLEALEKDFEAIEAKMADPSTHGNLKELQALARRHSQLEPVVVKYRQYRKIAGDIEEAKSLVYGADPDMAELAREELSEKEPLLEKLEREIRLLLLPKDPNDEKSVIMEIRGGAGGEEAALFAADLFRMYTRFAEREGWKTEVLDYNETGIGGYKEIIFRIDGNGVYSKLKFESGVHRVQRVPATEAGGRVHTSTATVAVLPEAEDVDVEINTEDLKIDTYRSSGAGGQYVNMTDSAVRITHIPTGIVVTCQDERSQLKNRVKAMAYLRAKLYDAELRKQNEELASERRGQIGTGDRSERIRTYNFSQNRITDHRIGVTLYKLDQYLDGDIYDLIEAMTLADQTERLHSIEAG